Genomic DNA from Lactuca sativa cultivar Salinas chromosome 8, Lsat_Salinas_v11, whole genome shotgun sequence:
ctacattatactaaaatcagtgtcacaatgacaagaacaaaagtattacgattgttgaatatcacaagtgagctcggggatgtatggtcagtcctgggaatggcatagcctgatcaactatgctggtcctaggagtgattagcatatgccctagaatggttgtgatatgttaacaagtctaaaaacttaccaacaataccacaagaagatcagtagaacttaaccttaaaatactataggagtattttgtgctatcagttacacgtatactatattcttatacctctcttctcgcgtagatctaaatggatgGATTTCATCATGGTGACCCGTACTcccccaatgaaggcaatgccgggtggatcgatgaagagcctgaagatgaccatccaatccctttggatgatcacctcgcagaaggcttttcggatggatcagactccgagcctgaagttaacaacctaccgctaataggtcaagccccgaacaacaaccctcgaccagcgtttctaggtcctacacccatgtgggcaaacaatctgaatcgctggagtgatgagcagggtcagcccttaccatactttggggaccgaaccttctaaaacatcagcgatggtggctctgctgacagagctctgcctgtgatcatccgcagaatagctcgtaatgtcgagcaaggtcgagcagccatcgaccgggtcatggagattgatgccaattcaggcgtcaatacagtccgcattcgccgtcttgaagaagacatggaacggacccggagaaccaacgaaactctgcagcaacagctggctgcctcccgtgttgaagtcttagaacttcgagctcgtcaaagagctcaggaccgacaccttcaagaggtgtttcgccaagtgtccgacctcagggatcgcccgaggaattcccatcgccattagatgatgtctagtacatctctgtcttttgatttagggatagccttgaacttatgtgctctaagtggcacttgtttgtaaaatattcctaactttcggtactctaattaggaatctaggactgtcagtattgtccttatggtatgatgtaagacctactgttaggtctatttttccttgaacttattacattagtaatgcccgtactattgaaatctacctaatctgtgggaaaatttgtacacttgtgtattcctactaatatttcttattgtgatttcaaacactcattcaacttttGGGCTATGGGAAATTAGTCCATGGGTCCCTCTTacattgcttacaaattgatccttatcatccttcttgtttttataaacttatagctgaaggatgcctccttgcaagtctcccagaaataggaataatcctgtacctccaccgcctccaccacctgtagtcatcgatactgcagccctgaatgctgccgtagctgcagcagtggcaactgccatggctcagtatcactcgtctgatgctagcagaggtggaacccctgtggaatctattccgatcgaaatccctgtgcgctcaagggagtgctcttacaaggatttcacaaactgcaagccgaagcctttctatggcaccggcggagtcattgctctctcgcaatggttcgagaagactgaatcagtcttcgaaatctgttcgtgccctgcagcattcaaagtgaaatatgccgcatgcaccttcgaggataaagccctaacatggtggaacggccacgtcaaagccctaactctcgtcgtggctaacgacatgggctgggcaacgatgaaggacctcatgactgaggagtactaccctaggggcgaagtccagaagttagaacatgaactctggaacctgactatgaagggcaccaacgtgatcgcttacactgcccgctttagcgaactggtggccctatgccccaatatggttcccactgaggggaaaaagattgagcggtatgtatgggggctagtgcctccgtaccaggggaacgtcttagcatccaaccctgctactttcgacagtgccaagcgattggcacaaagacttattgaccatggagtcaaaacccctgcaactacaaccactctctctctctctaagctcaaAGGTCGATTTGGGTTTTATCTTAAGGAAGGGTAGCcgtaaatgaggctataagtgtcTTTAAATAGGCacaaaacccggggatttagggtttctcatcccAACGCCTACTTGGCAAGTCGACTCCacggacttgtcgagtaggtcattaaatccTCATGGCACTTCGtgactctactcgatgagttggggcatcaactcatcgagtagctcaaaaatataaataaataagtaaataaataatatacatgGATTTCCGGACGTTACACTTCAGCTTCTCTCGCTATGCGATCATTTTCATTGAGTTCAAGATCACGAGCCTTTCGTTTTAATTGTTCTTCCTCGGAATCATCACCTTCATCAGAATCTCCCATTGGTTTCTTCCCTTTATCAACCTTTTTTTGTCCTTTGTTTTCTCTCCCCTTTGTTCTGGAAGGACAGGGACCTCCGAAACACCCTCTATTCTGTTTAAGATAGCAATTGCAGGGCGAAGCTTGTCAGCGAGATGTCGTCTGATGGTGATTGTCAGGATTGGGTTATGAGCTTCTAGGAGGTTGGATAAGAGTGAGTTAACATCACTCACAAGGCTTTTTATACCAGTTCGCTTAGATTTGAGCTCGTCTACCTCCTGCTGGGCATGCTTGATCTTAACAGATTGAGTATTGAGTTGAGTTGTACGAATGGCAAGTTGGTCCATAATTTTGCTTTCAATTGCTAAGTCTTCTTGAAATTTAGAAAGTCTTGAAGATAGACTTTTGAAATGCAGAGATTTCAGCAGAATTATCAGCCCGAAGTTGCGCAATGGACTCTCGTTCTTTTCGCAGTGAAGCGTTGAGATTGACGATGGCATCATTCATGGTAGCAGCGTTGTTTACTGCAACTGTGTTGATCTCGGTTAGAAACGTTTTTGTTTCAgagactagtttatcgactttttcggccACTCGTAGACAAGATTGAGTAGAATTTTCAACTGCTTTGTTGGCATTGTCAAGATTACAAGCATGTTCCTTAACAAGGGTGTCAAGCATACCCTTGACAGCGGCTTCAGAGTAAACTTTGCTGGAAGAAATAATGGAAGAAGAAAGGATAGAATCCGGTTTCTCGTTCAGGGCCTTCAATTCCTTCTGAGTAATGGGACCATCTTCGTCACTATCGTCTTAAATAGAGAAAGGACTGTAATGGAATGTGTCGAAATTAAAGCCTTCTCCCCAAAGAACATCTTTGGAACCATGCAGTTGAGGAGAAACTGGAGATTTAGTAGATGTGGTGAAACTTGATGTCTTTGGCCCCGCATCAGATGCGTTAATGTTAACAGAAGGTCCGACTGAGGTAGTGGTAGTGGTGCTAAGAGTTTTTTTGGTGAAAATTGGTGGTGGTAAAGGTGTAGAAGTGGGTGGTTGAGATGAAACAGGAGGTGGGCAGGGAGAAATAGAAATAGGCATAATAATGTATTTAGGAGAAGGAGGTGGAGATGGAACAATTTTAGTAAAGATTACCTCAGGTGAGTCTTCAGGATCCGAATCCTCCGACTCATTGTGCTCCTTTTCATGTTCAACCCGATCATCCTGATCCAAGGGAACGCAGTCACTATCTCTTGATGACGGAGCTTTCGGCTTGAGAGTCATCTTTTGCAGCTTTTGCTTCTTACGAGCCGAAGGTTCAGCCATTTGAGCCTTTCACTTCTTAGGCGTTCCGGTTTAAATGAGGGTCCCTCATGAATTTCCTTTCTTTTGTCTGCTTTCTTACCTCCTTTCTTTGACTTGTCATCTTCATAAACGGAGCATTGCATTTCCAAAGTAAGGGGCCTTGGAACTGAAGCTGGAATTTTCTTGTATTCAGTTATAATTTTGCTTGCATCTAAAACACACCTATACATTGACTCATGAATTGACCCGATAAAAGCAAACTTTGAAGCGTCTGATACGATGATCTTTGTGGTGTGTAAAGTAGCAATGGCAGACATTAAAGAATCCGCCATCACAGGAACTCGAAAGTTCTCCATAGCCTTTTGGGTAATGATGGTCCATAATCTTCCACATCAAATCTCGGTGTGACGAGAAGAAGAATTCAAACTTTGAACCAACTGATTCTAGATAATAGATCAATAATGAAGATTGATGCCATGATATAGACCATAGAGAATGGTGATGAAGGCTTTGGTAGCCGCATCGGATCCAACTACTCATTCTGAAAAGCTCTTAAAGAGAAGGGTAAAAAACCCTTTCCATTGAGGAGGAATGCAAGATTTCTTGACCTTATGATAGTAGAGCGAAGATCAGTGTACACCATGTTATAGAACATTTCGAAGAGTTGAGATGTAGTAATCAAGTCAGGATTCACCATGGAGTCCATATCGGGTAGCCCTACCAGAGAGCAAAACCTAATTTTGGAGACATAAGTTTTTTTATTGAAAATCTCGAACATAATACATTCTTCATCCTTAACATACTTCGCCGAAGAGTAAACCTGAGATAAGAGTAAGATAGGAACAATATCGAAATTGGTTAAAGAGGTTACCAGTGGTGAGTATTTCAGACATTCAACGATCTGGAGCAGGAATTCATCATACTTGAAAGGCATCAAGTTGATGATCAGGTTCTGGTTGGGTTTGATCATGAGGAGAGTGGATTGGGCAGTGTGTTCTTGAACTGAAGATGGTTTTGCCATTGTAGAAGCTTGGTGAGAAAGACGAACAGTAGAGAGTTTTTGCCTTTTGAATACTCGAGGGTTTTTGTAAGTGGTGAAGAAAAATCCTTATGGGAAATCCTTTTATACGATTATCAGGAGAGATAAAATAGTGATGACGATTGCGTAACCAACTCTGAAACGGTGCCTGAAAAAGTGCAAGTGACAACCGTTCCTCCGAAACAGTTGTCAGACAACGTGATGATAGGGACGTTTCAAATCTCACGCGCCTTTTTGGTTTAAATTCTTATCCTCAAAGTGTGTCATGTTATCAATAACTTGTTCCTAACGTTTCAGTTCCCAATATTCACAATATGATACCATATACCCTTTCGCCTTTAGTTAACTTTTGGAAGCAAACAATAAAATATCTGCGAAACTGAAAATGTCATAAGTACCACAAacaagacttttggaaaatcaagagATTCtcatgcaagagtgtgccaaagaaaaagaaataaaacaagttATATTTGTGGGATTTAAGTGATGTCATTAGTGACACAAAATTGTGGATCCCGGGCATGAATCGCTTCCTTCAATACAAGAGAGACTaagaagtgtttgtgtggtttcccgttgaagtaCGATCAATTGTTTGTCCAAAAACATTGAAAGGAATCTTTTAAGTTCGGCTTTAAGGGTGGCTTTCTCTTCAACCAAACTACAAAACTTGACATAAGTTCAAAAGTTGAGTGAAGTACGTGTGTGGCCATTGTAGCCTATAACATCAAGTAGGTGTGAATCGTTTATAGTGACTTGGTGAAATTATAgtaatctcaaaaacaaaataaaacttgatcttttgggttgaaaatcctTAGTTGTAGAAAATTTCATAAAGATCTCACAAAAAAATAAAAGCAATTTCTTGGTACATACCACAAGAGTGGTTTCGTTAATGCAAGAGTGAAAAACAAGAACATtcaattgttcaccgtcaattcattatggTGTTGGATTGTGAGTCTCACTTAGTACGTGGTtaaacgaaactaagatcatcaacacaAATGTTGTGTAatcataaacctcagtggtaatttctgagagcctcaagggttacatttaatggaaacgaatgtaatggagaaaaatGGTGAGGTGATTAAAGAATTGAAAGTACCTCTACTATACGAAAGTGACCAagcagataactcttaactcaatatgagatgagtaaggtagctcatgacttaagtgaatttagcagcctaattgggaagaaacgattggtgTATATCGATCCATTAAGGCTTCACTGTAGAGTCAAATGAGGCTTTGGGCAACATAAAATAGCTTgattctagggacacttagctagtatatAGATTAAGATATTATACCTTCCCCATGATGCATTGTTGACACAAGCATCAAATGCATAATAATATAGTTTacacaaataaaagaaaatatttttgcatttttgatatttcagaaaaagaaataaaaatagaaaggaaaaatattttagtatttttgatttttttcttaaaagtaatAAAAGCAGAAAGGAAAAATGAAATGCACAAAAAGTATACATAAAGTTTCAACCGAACGTTCGTCTTTTGATGGATGAAGTGAATTATACGGAGCGTTCAGTATAATTTTGTGCTCGAATAAATAGGAAAAAAATAGATTGAGCATTCACTTTATTTTGCTTGTTTAAACTTTAATGAGGTGGAAGCGAAAGGTATACTCATGGAAGAAAAGATGGTTTCGGTACatataacacccataaaatttaagccaaatttaaacttaccaaaaacatttaaaaaccaatAGTTACTACAagtttgtttccaaaatagtcTTTATTAGAGTTTTCCCATAATACATATCAAAATGTGAGAAGTGGTACGAACACTCCTTTGCCTTGcctcgatcccctgatgtacctgaaacaataaactgaaactctaagactgaaagcttagtgagttccccgaaaaTACCCATACTCACAAATATACATATCATCATAAACATACTATACAATGGGTCCAGtgaaccatcgggttggaataccccaggctctCAACCagcaggttggaatgccaacacactatgggtccaatcatcctcgggatggaataccctaggccctcaaccaatAGGTCGGAAAGCTCTGATCTATTGGCCTCCACATGAAGTAGATAAACCTCAACCATCAAACagacatgtgcacatataaaagataatcacataacagtctacaaACAATACTGATCTAATAGATCCTACCACATAGCTCATCATATCAtcatatctaccaggatacctaTCTAGCAATTCATActacatatcatataatattatcctaccctctagggtaccgatctagcagatcattcTA
This window encodes:
- the LOC111897202 gene encoding pectinesterase inhibitor 10-like — protein: MTLKPKAPSSRDSDCVPLDQDDRVEHEKEHNESEDSDPEDSPEVIFTKIVPSPPPSPKYIIMPISISPCPPPVSSQPPTSTPLPPPIFTKKTLSTTTTTSVGPSVNINASDAGPKTSSFTTSTKSPVSPQLHDDSDEDGPITQKELKALNEKPDSILSSSIISSSKVYSEAAVKGMLDTLVKEHACNLDNANKAVENSTQSCLRVAEKVDKLVSETKTFLTEINTVAVNNAATMNDAIVNLNASLRKERESIAQLRADNSAEISAFQKSIFKTF